The proteins below come from a single Pseudomonas chlororaphis genomic window:
- a CDS encoding adhesin, with protein sequence MNKHLYRIVFNKARGLLMVVAENVTSQVKAPGTRSGPTPGPVACAATLGPLRFAVMAAIGLVSLSVAPAWAATIVADPGAPAGQRPGVIESANGTPQVNIQAPSAGGVSRNTYSQFDVDNRGVILNNATTNSQTKLGGWIEGNPMLGNGSARVILNEVNSANPSQLRGYVEVAGQRAEVVIANPSGITCNGCGFINADRATLSTGRAQLENGRISGYTVQGGTINIEGKGLDARETDYTDLIARSVQVNAGVWANDLKVTTGRNQVNADNTQATPLPGDDGEKPSVAIDVAKLGGMYAGKIMLVGTESGVGVRNAGQIGAMAGEVVVSADGKLQNQGVISSATATRIKATEVDNSGTLYAKGDLTLDSTGDIDNSGTVASQNHTTLTARNIRSTQASSVAAGVGADGKLVGAGNLALRAGTVKAQGQNLASGDVSVAAADLDLSGSQTQGRNVTLTASTGDANLAGSQVDATQALSATAAKTLRTGAAKVNAGNLQLSARDIANTGGELIQTGTADTSIKASATLDNRDGRIASNADNLKLGASRLDNGKGKVEHAGKGTLDIQANQLAGGKGSVASNGKVTIKATDVVVDDGLTQGQQITFDTQTLSNQRGQILQTGAQPLQVTARERFDNQDGRVSSPGAVNLDVGTLNNQGGKVVATDGGALTVTAGQRIDNSSGTLAASGNAQVKGARLDNSQGTVSAGGELRATFDQLNNIGGTMAATQRMEIIAGQFNNTNGVLGSVQSGLRVSVSGDGLNNSGGRLEALGDITLSALGLNNQSGVISGGALDLDSHGNRVDNSQGTLNATATLDLRSGQLHNAAGLIQAKGKLLIDTGNQALNNLQSGTTQGISGQDSVEIRTASLDNSAGFLGAKGSLLLKATDLGNGSGGQIIGEKTVRVESVRVDNRGGQLQGLGDVQMVLGETLNNQGGLIRSAGTLDVSADVLDNGATRGTQQGLEGRAMSLAVNTLSNQSGAIRADQGLSLGISQALNNEGGLISSGAGLSISDRDPAQRRQAVHNQGGTLLAGSLLSLNAAYYGGTGRALSLGDLTFRLQGGLDLSGQIQANGQVDLSTEGAFNNSGQLLAGNLLTVRAQTLDNAGSGEISAGQVRLTVNDSLTNRGLIDGQQVRVQALSLNNLGTGRLYGDRLAISASTLNNRDENGIGATIAARESLDIGAGSLDNREQALIFSAGDLAIGGALSAADKAQDRAQLLTNASATIEALGNLSLNVQSVRNTNEHFSTRQVEVSRTALQEFQLTGSTNRYQGNQVSVSSDEVLYLATPEGREDNWNRYDYTRVVAETQIATSAPAQILSGGTMQISAGDVLNDKSRIIAGGLLQADIGSLTNTELTGQRTTTDSGTATHFYRIQRKGRDRQGTAVTDYTPAPMIQDITLQPTVFAENTAGNGTGTQIAARATQGVTEQVAATGAVNATGSRTHQVAPIVQVAAQTTLNSKGVAEQIRSGGPSLALPNNSLFNTNPQNTGGYLIETDPRFASYRTWLSSDYMLQRLQVDPALTQQRLGDGFYEQKLIREQVAQLTGRRFLDGYANDELQYRALIDNAVTVANQWQLVPGVALTSEQMAQLTSDIVWLVQKQVTLPNGDTRNVLVPQVYVRVQEGDLNGSGALIAGQRLNLNIAGDLVNSGSLAGRSVMAITAQNIQNLGGRIQADNASVTARDNLNNLGGLIGAVDNLSVKAGQDINVISSSRDSSSAQGTRTQLSRVAGLFVSGAQGTMNVSAGKDLNLTGAQVVNAGQGGSTSLEAGNNLNLGTVGEAHQQALTWNSSNWRNDASQTEVGSLIQGQGDVRLSAGQDLNARAAHVTSEQGAVFAEAKRDVNLTTAQNYQFADEAHKVKGKSGWFSSKTTTTRDTVSQTQAEGSTLSGEQTYVQAGRDINLSGSNVVSTTKTILVADNNVNIEAATASSSERHDKTVKKSGLFSGGGIAVTLGTQKQSVKDLATEHTAVASTVGSTTGDVLIEAGKGYRQVGSQVSAPQGNIDVTAQTIDVVEARNTRERERETLFKQTGFTLTVTNPVISAIQTNQQMKRASEKTDDGRMKALAAATAVLATNNAATAVAMDPGSAGGINISLSLGTKKNESTTTYTSDSAAGSTMTAGNDIRLRATGAGAASDITVQGSDIKAGRNASLLADGDINLLAARNVDKQETDSKGSSASIGIGFSLGARNGFTLDLGASGSRGQADGDGLTHTNTHVQAGNQLLLSSGGDTNLKGAVASGKQVLADVGGNLNIESLQDTNTYVVDEKSLGVGISLCVPPFCYGMSSVNGMSGSFGATDIDSNYASVIEQSGIKAGDEGFDIRVGGNTDLVGGVIASSDKAVQDGKNRLVTASLTSRDIKNKAEYDASSVSVGGGYREVGKDQQGNATSGGTQTPGTGLPQNGNELSATMPIAISASDDASSVTRSGISGGTVVITDDAEQQKRTGKNGEQTVASLNRDVSSDRDTSNTLKPIFDEDEIRAGFEIVGAFANEASTLLANKAKEVDAKRNQAEKDRAKALDPNANLTDAERLALLNNSQRLTVEARGIADKWGAGGTYRQITTALVGAASGNISGSNGAFVQSLVVNYVQQQGAGYIGDLVADGKLTEGSPLHAALHGIVACAGAAASSQSCGSGAAGAAASSLLTGLFSEASPNESEAQREAKRNLIVSLVTGLAASSASLDPATANSAAGAAVDNNWLATQQLVQAEKEYSAADGLAAKAQVIAKWAYINQKQDVLTRFGVGKGLVQAGWSDVEGLAQFLLHPIDGINGLKALINDPEARKQFGDGVVNELNAKLDRVKDALENGGDDRAVQLGQDLGELVWQVGSIATGVGGAAKGGVALAKAGIRVGAEGLEAMAGLAKFDKLVARGGQFNPNGTPLMDFRALTNAQKSIIGDVMGGERIKSLVPGAEKIGRAPDIGQTGIDDLYKVNKPGVDYLIVEYKFGSSALKPTKDGLQMSDSWLQGTATNYDRILESVSGNGGMAQSIENALQAGRVEKWLVHTDPFGNVTVGVLDARGKFFADPVAASKLLGNK encoded by the coding sequence ATGAACAAGCACCTGTACCGAATCGTTTTCAACAAGGCTCGCGGACTGCTGATGGTGGTGGCCGAGAATGTCACCAGTCAGGTCAAGGCTCCGGGGACCCGTAGCGGCCCGACGCCGGGACCGGTGGCCTGCGCGGCGACGCTCGGGCCGTTGCGCTTTGCCGTGATGGCGGCGATCGGATTGGTGTCCTTGAGCGTGGCGCCTGCCTGGGCCGCGACCATCGTGGCGGATCCCGGCGCGCCGGCCGGCCAGCGTCCCGGTGTGATCGAAAGCGCCAACGGTACGCCCCAGGTGAATATCCAGGCCCCCAGCGCGGGGGGCGTTTCGCGCAATACCTACAGCCAGTTCGACGTCGACAACCGTGGCGTGATCCTCAACAACGCCACGACCAACAGCCAGACCAAACTGGGCGGCTGGATCGAAGGCAACCCGATGCTGGGCAATGGCAGCGCGCGGGTCATCCTCAACGAAGTCAATTCCGCCAACCCCAGCCAACTGCGTGGCTATGTCGAAGTCGCGGGCCAGCGCGCCGAAGTGGTGATTGCCAACCCGTCTGGCATTACTTGCAACGGCTGCGGCTTCATCAATGCCGACCGGGCGACCCTCAGCACCGGTCGGGCGCAGTTGGAGAACGGACGCATCAGCGGCTACACCGTACAGGGCGGGACGATCAACATCGAAGGCAAGGGCCTGGATGCTCGCGAGACCGACTACACGGACCTGATCGCTCGTAGCGTGCAGGTCAACGCCGGGGTCTGGGCCAACGACCTGAAGGTCACGACCGGACGCAACCAGGTCAACGCCGATAACACCCAGGCCACGCCACTGCCGGGTGACGACGGGGAAAAGCCCAGCGTGGCCATCGACGTCGCCAAGCTGGGTGGCATGTACGCCGGCAAAATCATGCTGGTGGGCACCGAGTCCGGCGTGGGTGTGCGCAACGCCGGGCAGATTGGCGCCATGGCCGGTGAAGTGGTCGTCAGCGCCGACGGCAAGTTGCAGAACCAGGGCGTGATCAGCAGCGCCACCGCGACCCGTATCAAGGCCACCGAGGTCGACAACAGTGGCACGCTCTACGCCAAGGGCGACTTGACGCTCGACAGCACCGGCGACATCGACAACAGCGGCACCGTTGCCAGCCAGAACCACACGACGCTGACCGCCCGCAACATCCGCAGCACCCAGGCGTCCAGCGTGGCGGCGGGTGTCGGCGCGGACGGCAAGCTGGTCGGCGCGGGCAACCTTGCGCTGCGGGCCGGCACGGTCAAGGCACAAGGGCAGAATCTGGCGTCCGGGGACGTCAGCGTCGCCGCCGCGGACCTGGACCTGAGCGGCAGCCAGACCCAGGGGCGCAATGTCACCCTGACCGCCAGCACGGGCGACGCCAATCTCGCCGGCAGCCAGGTCGATGCCACTCAGGCGCTGAGCGCAACGGCGGCCAAGACCCTGCGCACCGGCGCGGCCAAGGTCAACGCCGGCAACCTGCAATTGAGCGCCCGGGACATTGCCAACACCGGCGGTGAGTTGATCCAGACCGGCACCGCAGACACCTCGATCAAGGCCAGCGCGACCCTCGACAACCGTGACGGGCGCATCGCCTCCAATGCCGACAACCTGAAGCTGGGCGCCAGTCGTCTGGACAACGGCAAGGGCAAGGTCGAGCACGCCGGCAAAGGCACCCTGGATATCCAGGCCAACCAGTTGGCCGGTGGCAAAGGCAGCGTGGCCAGCAACGGCAAGGTGACGATCAAGGCCACCGACGTGGTGGTGGACGATGGCCTGACCCAGGGCCAGCAGATCACGTTCGACACCCAGACCCTGTCCAACCAGCGCGGACAGATTCTGCAGACCGGCGCGCAGCCCTTGCAGGTGACCGCCCGTGAGCGCTTCGACAACCAGGACGGGCGCGTCAGCAGCCCCGGCGCGGTGAACCTTGATGTCGGCACGCTGAACAACCAGGGCGGCAAAGTCGTCGCCACCGACGGCGGGGCGCTGACGGTGACCGCCGGCCAACGGATCGACAACAGCTCAGGCACCCTGGCCGCCAGCGGCAACGCCCAGGTGAAGGGAGCCCGCCTGGACAACAGCCAGGGCACCGTGAGTGCCGGAGGCGAGTTGCGGGCGACGTTCGATCAGTTGAACAACATCGGCGGCACGATGGCCGCCACCCAGCGCATGGAGATCATCGCCGGGCAATTCAATAACACCAATGGCGTGCTGGGCTCGGTGCAGTCCGGGCTGCGGGTCAGCGTCTCCGGCGATGGGCTGAACAACAGCGGCGGGCGTCTTGAAGCGCTGGGTGACATCACGCTGTCGGCCCTGGGCCTGAACAACCAAAGTGGCGTGATCAGCGGCGGCGCCCTGGACCTGGACAGCCACGGCAACCGAGTGGACAACAGCCAGGGCACGCTGAACGCCACCGCGACCCTCGACCTGCGCAGCGGCCAATTGCATAACGCCGCCGGCTTGATCCAGGCCAAGGGCAAGCTGCTCATCGACACCGGCAACCAGGCGCTGAACAACCTGCAGTCGGGCACCACCCAAGGGATCAGCGGCCAGGACAGCGTCGAAATCCGCACGGCCAGCCTCGACAACAGTGCGGGTTTCCTGGGAGCCAAGGGCTCCCTGTTGCTCAAGGCCACCGACCTGGGCAATGGCAGCGGCGGCCAGATCATCGGCGAGAAAACCGTACGGGTCGAAAGCGTCCGGGTGGACAATCGCGGCGGTCAGTTGCAAGGCCTCGGCGATGTCCAGATGGTGCTGGGGGAGACGCTCAATAACCAGGGCGGGTTGATCCGCAGTGCGGGAACGCTGGACGTGAGCGCCGACGTGCTCGACAACGGCGCCACCCGAGGCACCCAGCAAGGCCTCGAAGGCCGCGCCATGAGCCTGGCGGTCAATACGCTTTCCAACCAGTCCGGTGCGATTCGCGCCGACCAGGGGCTGAGCCTGGGGATCAGCCAGGCGTTGAACAACGAAGGCGGGCTGATTTCCTCTGGCGCCGGGTTGAGCATCAGCGACCGTGACCCGGCGCAACGGCGCCAGGCCGTGCACAACCAGGGCGGCACCTTGCTCGCGGGCAGCCTGCTGTCGCTCAATGCGGCCTACTACGGTGGCACCGGCAGGGCCCTGAGCCTGGGCGACCTGACATTCAGGCTGCAAGGCGGCCTGGACTTGAGCGGCCAGATCCAGGCCAACGGTCAGGTCGACCTGAGTACCGAGGGCGCCTTCAACAACAGCGGGCAATTGCTGGCCGGCAACCTGCTGACGGTCCGCGCGCAGACGCTGGACAATGCCGGCAGCGGCGAGATCAGCGCCGGCCAGGTTCGCCTGACCGTCAACGACAGCCTGACCAACCGTGGCCTGATCGACGGCCAGCAAGTGCGGGTGCAGGCCCTCTCGCTCAACAACCTGGGCACGGGCCGGCTCTACGGCGACCGTCTGGCGATCAGCGCTTCGACGCTGAACAACCGGGACGAAAACGGCATCGGCGCGACCATCGCCGCCCGCGAGTCGCTGGACATCGGCGCCGGTAGCCTGGACAACCGCGAGCAGGCCCTGATCTTCAGCGCTGGCGACCTCGCCATCGGCGGCGCGTTGAGCGCGGCTGACAAGGCCCAGGACCGCGCCCAGTTGCTGACCAACGCCAGCGCGACCATCGAGGCCCTCGGCAACCTGTCGCTGAACGTGCAAAGCGTGCGCAACACCAACGAGCATTTCAGCACCCGGCAGGTGGAGGTCAGTCGTACCGCCTTGCAGGAATTCCAACTCACCGGTTCGACGAACCGCTACCAGGGCAACCAGGTTTCGGTCAGCAGCGACGAAGTGCTCTACCTGGCCACCCCCGAAGGCCGCGAGGACAACTGGAACCGCTACGACTACACCCGGGTGGTGGCGGAGACCCAGATCGCCACCTCGGCACCGGCGCAGATCCTCTCCGGTGGGACGATGCAGATCAGCGCCGGCGACGTGCTCAACGACAAGAGCCGGATCATTGCCGGCGGACTGCTACAGGCCGACATCGGCAGCCTGACCAACACTGAGCTGACGGGCCAGCGCACCACCACCGACAGCGGCACCGCCACCCACTTCTATCGCATCCAGCGCAAGGGGCGCGACCGCCAGGGCACGGCCGTCACAGACTACACGCCGGCGCCGATGATCCAGGACATCACCCTGCAACCAACCGTGTTCGCCGAGAACACCGCGGGCAATGGCACCGGCACCCAGATCGCCGCGCGCGCCACCCAGGGCGTCACCGAGCAGGTCGCCGCCACAGGCGCGGTCAACGCCACGGGCAGCCGCACCCACCAGGTCGCGCCGATCGTCCAGGTCGCCGCCCAGACCACCCTGAACAGCAAAGGCGTGGCTGAGCAGATCCGCAGCGGCGGGCCGTCCCTGGCGTTGCCGAACAACAGCCTGTTCAACACCAACCCGCAGAACACCGGCGGCTATCTGATCGAAACCGACCCGCGCTTTGCCAGCTACCGCACCTGGTTGTCCTCGGACTACATGCTGCAACGCCTGCAAGTCGACCCGGCCCTGACCCAACAACGCCTGGGTGACGGCTTCTACGAACAGAAGCTGATTCGCGAACAAGTGGCGCAACTCACCGGCCGACGTTTCCTCGATGGCTACGCCAATGATGAACTGCAATACCGTGCCCTGATCGACAACGCCGTCACTGTTGCCAACCAATGGCAATTGGTGCCCGGCGTGGCGCTGACGTCCGAGCAGATGGCCCAGCTGACCAGTGACATCGTCTGGCTGGTGCAAAAGCAAGTGACCCTCCCTAACGGCGACACCCGCAACGTGCTGGTGCCGCAGGTCTACGTGCGGGTCCAGGAAGGCGACCTCAACGGCTCCGGTGCGCTGATCGCCGGGCAGCGCCTGAACCTGAACATCGCCGGCGACCTGGTCAATAGCGGCAGCCTGGCCGGGCGCAGTGTCATGGCGATCACCGCGCAGAACATTCAGAACCTGGGTGGGCGTATCCAGGCCGACAACGCCTCGGTCACCGCCAGGGACAACCTCAACAACCTCGGTGGCCTGATCGGCGCCGTGGACAACCTGTCGGTGAAGGCTGGGCAGGACATCAACGTCATTTCCAGCAGTCGCGACAGCAGCAGCGCCCAAGGCACCCGGACGCAGTTGTCACGGGTGGCCGGGCTGTTCGTCAGCGGTGCCCAGGGCACGATGAATGTCAGCGCCGGCAAGGACTTGAATCTCACCGGGGCCCAGGTCGTCAATGCAGGCCAGGGCGGCAGCACGTCTCTGGAGGCCGGCAACAACCTCAACCTCGGCACCGTGGGCGAGGCGCATCAGCAAGCGTTGACCTGGAACAGCAGCAACTGGCGCAACGACGCCAGCCAGACCGAAGTCGGCTCGCTGATCCAGGGCCAGGGCGATGTCCGCCTGAGCGCGGGCCAGGACCTCAACGCCCGCGCCGCCCACGTGACCAGCGAGCAGGGCGCGGTGTTTGCCGAGGCCAAGCGTGACGTCAACCTCACCACGGCCCAGAACTACCAGTTCGCCGACGAAGCGCACAAGGTCAAAGGCAAGAGTGGGTGGTTCTCCAGCAAGACCACCACCACCCGCGACACCGTCAGCCAGACCCAGGCCGAAGGCTCCACCCTGAGTGGCGAGCAGACGTATGTGCAGGCCGGTCGAGACATCAACCTGAGTGGCAGCAACGTGGTCTCCACCACCAAGACCATCCTGGTGGCGGACAACAACGTCAACATCGAAGCGGCCACCGCCAGCAGCAGCGAACGCCACGACAAGACCGTCAAGAAAAGCGGCCTGTTCAGCGGCGGCGGCATCGCCGTGACCCTCGGTACTCAGAAACAGAGCGTCAAGGACCTCGCCACGGAGCACACGGCCGTGGCAAGCACCGTGGGCTCGACCACCGGCGATGTGCTGATCGAAGCGGGCAAGGGTTACCGTCAGGTGGGCAGCCAGGTGTCGGCGCCCCAAGGCAACATCGACGTCACGGCGCAGACCATTGATGTCGTCGAAGCCCGTAACACCCGTGAACGCGAGCGTGAAACCCTGTTCAAGCAAACCGGGTTCACCCTCACCGTGACCAACCCGGTGATCAGCGCGATTCAAACCAACCAGCAGATGAAACGGGCCTCGGAGAAAACCGACGACGGACGCATGAAGGCCCTGGCCGCCGCGACCGCCGTGCTGGCGACCAACAACGCCGCTACCGCCGTGGCGATGGACCCAGGCTCGGCCGGCGGGATCAACATCAGCCTGTCGCTGGGCACCAAGAAAAACGAAAGCACCACTACCTACACCAGCGACAGCGCGGCCGGCTCGACCATGACCGCCGGCAACGACATCCGCCTGCGTGCCACTGGCGCGGGGGCGGCCAGCGACATCACCGTGCAAGGCAGCGATATCAAGGCCGGACGCAACGCCAGCCTGCTGGCGGACGGCGACATCAACTTGCTCGCCGCCCGCAATGTCGACAAGCAGGAGACCGACAGCAAAGGCAGCAGCGCGAGCATCGGCATCGGCTTTTCCCTCGGTGCTCGCAACGGTTTCACCCTGGACCTGGGAGCGTCCGGCAGCCGTGGCCAGGCAGACGGCGATGGCCTCACCCACACCAATACCCATGTCCAGGCGGGCAACCAGTTGCTGCTGTCCTCGGGCGGTGACACAAACCTCAAGGGCGCGGTGGCCAGTGGCAAACAGGTACTGGCCGACGTTGGCGGCAACCTGAACATCGAAAGCCTGCAAGACACCAACACCTACGTCGTCGATGAGAAGAGCCTGGGTGTTGGCATCAGCTTGTGTGTCCCGCCGTTCTGCTACGGCATGAGTTCGGTCAACGGCATGAGTGGCAGCTTCGGGGCCACGGACATCGACTCCAACTACGCCAGCGTGATCGAGCAATCCGGGATCAAGGCCGGCGACGAGGGCTTCGACATTCGCGTGGGCGGCAACACCGACCTGGTCGGCGGGGTGATCGCCAGCAGCGACAAGGCCGTGCAGGACGGCAAGAATCGCCTGGTCACCGCCAGTCTCACCAGCCGCGACATCAAGAACAAGGCCGAGTACGACGCCAGCTCCGTCAGCGTCGGGGGCGGCTATCGCGAAGTCGGCAAGGACCAACAGGGCAATGCCACCAGCGGCGGCACGCAAACCCCGGGCACCGGGCTGCCGCAGAACGGCAATGAGCTCAGCGCCACCATGCCGATTGCCATCAGTGCCAGCGACGACGCCAGCAGCGTCACCCGCAGCGGCATCAGTGGCGGCACGGTCGTCATCACCGACGATGCCGAGCAGCAGAAGCGCACCGGCAAAAATGGCGAGCAAACCGTCGCCAGCCTCAATCGCGACGTCTCCAGCGACCGCGATACCAGCAACACGCTCAAGCCGATCTTCGACGAAGATGAGATCCGGGCCGGTTTCGAGATTGTCGGCGCGTTCGCCAACGAAGCCAGCACTTTGCTCGCCAACAAGGCCAAGGAGGTCGATGCCAAGCGCAACCAGGCCGAGAAAGACAGGGCCAAGGCCCTCGATCCGAATGCGAACCTGACCGATGCCGAGCGGTTGGCGTTGCTCAACAACTCCCAGCGACTGACTGTCGAAGCCCGCGGTATCGCCGACAAGTGGGGCGCGGGCGGCACCTACCGCCAGATCACCACCGCCCTGGTGGGCGCGGCCAGCGGCAACATCAGCGGCAGCAACGGCGCATTCGTCCAGAGCCTGGTGGTCAACTACGTGCAACAGCAAGGCGCGGGCTACATCGGCGACCTGGTGGCGGACGGCAAACTCACCGAAGGCTCGCCGCTGCATGCCGCGCTGCATGGCATCGTTGCCTGCGCGGGCGCCGCGGCCAGCAGTCAGAGCTGCGGCAGTGGCGCAGCGGGCGCGGCGGCGTCGAGCCTGCTCACCGGCCTGTTTTCCGAAGCCAGCCCCAACGAAAGCGAAGCCCAGCGCGAAGCCAAGCGAAACCTGATCGTCAGCCTGGTCACCGGGCTGGCCGCGAGCAGCGCCTCGCTCGACCCGGCCACCGCCAACAGCGCGGCTGGCGCGGCGGTGGACAACAACTGGCTGGCGACCCAGCAACTGGTCCAGGCCGAGAAGGAATACAGCGCAGCCGATGGGCTGGCGGCCAAGGCGCAGGTGATCGCCAAATGGGCGTACATCAACCAGAAGCAAGACGTACTGACCCGCTTCGGCGTGGGCAAAGGCCTGGTGCAGGCGGGATGGAGCGACGTCGAAGGCCTGGCGCAGTTCCTTCTTCATCCAATTGACGGAATCAACGGCCTCAAGGCCCTGATCAACGACCCCGAGGCCCGCAAGCAGTTCGGCGATGGCGTGGTCAATGAGCTCAACGCCAAACTCGATCGCGTCAAGGATGCCCTGGAAAATGGCGGCGACGACCGCGCTGTGCAGTTGGGCCAGGACCTTGGCGAACTGGTTTGGCAGGTGGGTAGTATTGCGACGGGTGTCGGCGGCGCCGCCAAAGGTGGCGTGGCGCTGGCGAAGGCCGGGATCAGGGTCGGGGCCGAAGGGCTTGAGGCGATGGCTGGCCTGGCCAAGTTCGACAAGCTGGTCGCCCGTGGCGGGCAGTTCAACCCCAATGGCACGCCGCTGATGGATTTCCGGGCGTTGACCAACGCGCAGAAGAGCATCATCGGTGATGTCATGGGCGGCGAGCGGATCAAATCCCTGGTGCCGGGTGCCGAGAAAATCGGCCGAGCGCCGGACATCGGGCAGACTGGTATTGATGACCTGTACAAGGTCAACAAGCCGGGTGTGGATTACCTGATCGTGGAGTACAAGTTTGGTTCGTCTGCGTTGAAACCGACCAAGGATGGTTTGCAGATGAGCGATAGCTGGTTGCAGGGGACTGCCACAAATTATGATCGTATTCTGGAGTCGGTCAGTGGTAACGGTGGAATGGCGCAAAGTATTGAAAACGCCTTGCAGGCTGGGCGGGTGGAAAAATGGTTAGTACATACCGACCCTTTTGGTAATGTCACAGTGGGTGTACTGGATGCCCGCGGAAAGTTTTTCGCTGACCCAGTTGCAGCGTCCAAGCTTCTAGGAAACAAGTAG
- a CDS encoding RTX toxin acyltransferase — protein sequence MQFETLDIIAPGLIDEPWNEAAVFGSATWLWMHSKAHRDAPLHSLPTLLLPALKHRQFVLASEQGKPVFYLSWLNLDAATEQRYLRQSPLTLTEADWNSGERLWLNDWVAPFGHTGVVTRLLHRQLFANRCGRALYHRGEERGLRVKTFQGIGVIPEQAKAWFAAHPLAVAP from the coding sequence ATGCAGTTCGAGACGCTAGACATCATTGCCCCCGGCTTGATCGATGAGCCCTGGAACGAGGCTGCCGTGTTCGGCTCGGCCACCTGGCTGTGGATGCATTCCAAGGCTCACCGCGATGCGCCGTTGCACAGCTTGCCGACGTTGTTGTTGCCGGCCCTCAAGCATCGCCAATTCGTGCTCGCCAGCGAACAGGGAAAACCGGTGTTCTACCTGTCCTGGCTCAACCTCGACGCGGCCACCGAGCAACGCTACCTAAGGCAATCGCCACTGACCCTGACAGAAGCCGACTGGAACAGCGGCGAGCGCCTCTGGCTCAACGACTGGGTGGCGCCGTTCGGCCACACCGGCGTGGTCACCCGCCTGCTGCATCGACAGTTGTTCGCCAACCGGTGTGGGCGTGCGCTCTATCACCGAGGCGAGGAACGCGGCCTGCGGGTCAAGACATTCCAAGGGATCGGTGTCATCCCTGAACAGGCCAAGGCCTGGTTTGCCGCTCACCCGCTGGCAGTCGCACCGTAA